A part of Corynebacterium lactis RW2-5 genomic DNA contains:
- a CDS encoding L-aspartate oxidase codes for MTCDLLVIGGGVAGLSAARRGLELGLDVLLVDSGEWRTGARRHLRFSDAATNLAQGGLAVVGLSDDSTGSYANGAPDSVAAHVADTLDAGAGHCDEVAVERIVAGGAEATEWLIGLGARFDRADTAPSGSVSELPPYSRTKEGGHSARRIIHAGGDATGAEIQRALEVSVTGIRLLQNGRARQLLVDSGRAIGAVIDDPRGRGIVAASATLLATGGVGQIYQATTAPSGARGEAIGLALDAGARVKDMEFIQFHPTVLFTRRETGRRQLVSEAVRGEGAKLVDSRGASVTAGMDPRGDLAPRDIVSRAIAARLRELGEDFVFLDARHLQGFPARFPTITAGLAAAAIDPAQDLIPVTPAVHYTCGGIEVTPEGRTCVDGLYAAGECSATGLHGANRLASNSLLEGLVVGKAAAENIAARQRDARSRGDSWAVSAVRAEAVASHALEEGLPRPDLTAEQLDRLRRAMQRGAGVTRTEKGLREALDIIDSLPQSVQVMAARAIVEAALRRPYTLGCHTWLDAVDIESSGRD; via the coding sequence TTGACCTGCGATTTGCTCGTCATCGGTGGCGGCGTCGCCGGGTTGTCGGCGGCCCGCCGTGGCCTTGAGCTCGGTCTCGACGTACTCCTTGTCGACAGCGGCGAGTGGCGCACTGGTGCGCGCCGCCATCTCCGCTTTTCCGACGCAGCTACTAACCTCGCGCAGGGCGGTCTCGCGGTAGTTGGGCTTTCCGACGATTCCACGGGCAGCTACGCAAACGGTGCCCCGGATAGTGTTGCAGCGCATGTGGCGGACACTCTCGATGCGGGTGCGGGGCACTGCGATGAGGTGGCCGTAGAGCGCATTGTTGCCGGTGGGGCGGAGGCCACTGAATGGCTCATCGGCCTCGGCGCGCGGTTCGACCGAGCAGACACCGCACCGTCTGGCTCGGTCTCTGAGCTGCCGCCGTATTCGCGGACTAAGGAGGGCGGCCACTCCGCGCGCAGAATCATTCATGCTGGTGGAGATGCCACGGGAGCCGAGATTCAGAGGGCTCTGGAAGTATCGGTCACCGGCATCCGACTGCTCCAAAATGGCCGGGCGCGCCAACTTCTGGTGGACTCAGGCCGCGCAATCGGCGCCGTCATCGACGATCCCCGTGGCCGTGGAATTGTTGCGGCGTCGGCGACGCTGCTGGCCACCGGTGGGGTCGGCCAGATTTACCAGGCAACTACGGCGCCTTCGGGAGCTCGCGGGGAGGCCATCGGCCTGGCTCTGGATGCCGGCGCGCGTGTGAAGGACATGGAGTTCATCCAGTTTCACCCGACCGTTTTGTTCACGCGCCGGGAGACAGGGCGGCGCCAGCTGGTCAGTGAGGCAGTACGCGGAGAGGGCGCGAAACTCGTCGACTCCCGTGGGGCGAGCGTTACCGCAGGCATGGATCCGCGCGGTGATCTCGCTCCGCGCGATATAGTCTCCCGCGCAATCGCTGCGCGCCTGCGCGAGCTAGGGGAGGACTTTGTGTTCTTGGATGCTCGTCACCTGCAGGGTTTCCCGGCCCGCTTCCCGACGATCACCGCTGGCCTGGCGGCCGCCGCTATAGATCCGGCGCAGGACCTTATCCCGGTGACCCCGGCTGTGCATTACACCTGCGGCGGGATTGAGGTGACCCCGGAGGGGAGAACCTGCGTGGATGGGCTTTACGCCGCCGGCGAGTGCTCGGCGACGGGGCTTCACGGTGCGAATCGCTTGGCGTCGAATTCGTTGCTGGAGGGACTTGTCGTCGGCAAGGCGGCGGCGGAGAATATCGCGGCGCGGCAGCGGGATGCCCGGAGCAGGGGAGACAGCTGGGCGGTTAGCGCTGTCCGGGCGGAAGCCGTGGCAAGCCATGCGCTCGAGGAGGGCCTGCCGAGGCCCGACCTGACAGCGGAGCAGCTGGATCGGCTGCGGCGGGCGATGCAGCGCGGCGCGGGAGTAACCAGGACGGAAAAAGGCCTGCGTGAGGCTCTCGATATCATTGACAGCCTTCCGCAATCGGTTCAGGTGATGGCGGCGCGCGCTATCGTCGAGGCAGCGCTGCGCAGGCCTTATACACTGGGGTGTCACACCTGGTTGGACGCTGTTGACATCGAGTCAAGCGGCCGAGATTGA